Proteins from a single region of Arctopsyche grandis isolate Sample6627 chromosome 1, ASM5162203v2, whole genome shotgun sequence:
- the LOC143918726 gene encoding uncharacterized protein LOC143918726 isoform X3 codes for MNNYEERGVPGVAGVTGVTGVTGVGVGVGVGVGVGVGVPHKRVRMEADPGAPPAVVQGNGLPLAYMGMAMGMGMGMDNGHQISYQPYAGSYNTHYSPAEVTFGGYGPGGDLAGYASRSLAYAPPAHQAYPPPPQTSAAAFVQQQQQQMLHSGMPTYEQQHHPHAQHAAHKPAWPQPIMQPLQVTFPNSFPDPGLTQLGVSNDQVIKTEPKVKQEIKTEPLVSIEPPGPSVIAMHTSAESHSVIDASVTNSLNDDPPKIKIKTDLFKEAEASNQIRRGVITESGEIEKAPGSNAEMQIRQSNLTEVGRDGVNKSNEIAAINKDIVSDPNLDMLGGVCMVGDVEGGKSRISDSGNSTDSANKNKFQGSEDETKIPNEIYFGTPDISTYRPKMMSTTSAVVTTTTTPKPVSAAMSISGEGKKRGRPKGSCNKPKPPVGTPGVPRPQVGRPRGAGHSSSYMAHPIRPFKRDFSGIRFRRRWSDDGLDSSHIPNEVYFGDVPVSMEILFNYYDTNSEREKLHSHQKMAQQTPGNVTLVYSSSDSSSDDSSDSDSSDTENEPVGLTQPTKRGPGRPRGSKTINRRSDGQQLSSGGSPGDKPPGITDMKKFLKAAGIDYDYNKLVDGATSNKDRVARLMGLLHGKGLVGPPSMEACRALYDGPPPRRRGPKPGTKRTPRPSISLSTEAPEVELTPSVTDEESRRVTRGQTSGKPRQRIVISSDEEDSHTPLSKLRTMRQ; via the exons ATGAACAACTACGAGGAGCGCGGAGTGCCAGGCGTCGCCGGGGTCACGGGAGTCACAGGAGTGactggagtcggagtcggtgtgggagtcggagtcggagtcggagtcggagtgcCCCACAAGCGAGTGCGCATGGAAGCCGACCCGGGCGCGCCCCCCGCCGTCGTGCAGGGCAACGGGCTTCCGCTCGCCTACATGGGTATGGCCATGGGAATGGGAATGGGGATGG ACAATGGACATCAGATATCGTACCAACCGTACGCTGGATCGTACAACACCCACTATTCGCCTGCAGAGGTGACCTTCGGCGGATACGGTCCCGGCGGAGATCTGGCCGGATACGCGTCTCGCAGCCTAGCGTACGCTCCGCCCGCTCACCAGGCTTACCCTCCTCCGCCTCAAACTTCCGCTGCTGCTTTCGtgcagcagcagcaacagcaaATGCTCCATTCGGGGATGCCCACGTACGAGCAGCAGCATCACCCTCACGCCCAACACGCCGCCCACAAACCCGCATGGCCTCAGCCCATCATGCAACCTTTGCAGGTTACTTTTCCTAACAGTTTTCCGGATCCAGGGCTGACTCAACTCGGG GTGTCCAATGACCAAGTGATCAAAACGGAACCGAAAGTGAAACAAGAAATCAAAACTGAACCTTTAGTAAGCATCGAGCCGCCCGGTCCATCTGTTATCGCTATGCACACGTCTGCTGAATCCCACTCG gtCATTGATGCATCCGTCACCAATTCACTCAACGACGATCCACCTAAGATTAAAATCAAAACTGACCTTTTTAAAGAAGCGGAGGCTTCGAATCAAATCCGGAGAGGGGTCATTACCGAAAGTGGCGAAATAGAAAAGGCACCCGGGAGTA ATGCTGAAATGCAAATTAGACAGTCTAATTTAACCGAAGTTGGACGCGATGGAGTTAATAAAAGTAACGAAATTGCAGCCATCAATAAAG ATATAGTTTCCGACCCGAATTTAGACATGCTGGGTGGTGTTTGCATGGTGGGAGATGTCGAAGGTGGAAAATCTCGAATATCGGACAGTGGAAACAGCACCGATagcgcaaataaaaataaatttcaagg TTCTGAAGATGAGACGAAGATACCTAATGAGATATATTTCGGAACACCAGACATATCAACGTATCGCCCCAAAATGATGTCCACAACTAGTGCAGTTGTCACTACTACTACTACACCCAAACCGGTATCAGCAGCGATGTCCATCAGTGGAGAAGGCAAGAAAAGGGGTCGTCCAAAAGGATCCTGTAACAAACCTAAACCCCCG GTGGGGACACCTGGAGTTCCACGTCCTCAAGTGGGACGACCACGTGGTGCTGGTCACAGTAGTTCTTACATGGCTCATCCTATTAGGCCATTCAAACGAGATTTCTCTGGCATTCGATTTAGAAG GAGATGGAGTGATGATGGTCTCGATTCATCTCACATACCGAATGAAGTTTATTTTGGTGATGTGCCAGTTTCAATGGAgatactttttaattattatgatacaaaTTCCGAAAGAGAAAAATTGCACTCTCATCAAAAAAtg gcGCAACAGACTCCTGGCAATGTTACTTTGGTTTATTCATCATCAGATAGTTCATCAGATGATTCTTCTGATAGTGATTCAAGTGATACTGAGAATGAACCAGTA GGACTTACACAACCAACCAAAAGAGGTCCAGGTCGACCACGTGGCTCTAAAACAATCAATCGTCGTTCTGATGGACAACAGCTCTCATCCGGAGGCAGTCCTGGTGACAAACCTCCGGGAATCACCGATATGAAAAAGTTCCTCAAGGCAGCTGGAATAGACTATGACTACAATAAGTTGGTTGATG GTGCTACGTCTAACAAGGATCGTGTGGCTCGCTTAATGGGGCTTTTGCATGGTAAAGGCTTAGTGGGCCCTCCTTCGATGGAAGCCTGCCGAGCCCTTTATGATGGCCCTCCTCCACGTCGCCGGGGACCAAAACCAGGCACCAAACGAACTCCGAGACCATCTATTTCTCTGTCCACGGAAGCTCCGGAAGTTGAATTAACACCAT ccgTTACCGACGAAGAATCTCGGCGAGTGACCCGTGGCCAAACATCTGGCAAACCTCGCCAGCGCATTGTTATCTCTTCAGATGAAGAAGACTCCCACACTCCCTTAAGCAAATTAAGAACAATGCGTCAATAA
- the LOC143918726 gene encoding uncharacterized protein LOC143918726 isoform X1 codes for MNNYEERGVPGVAGVTGVTGVTGVGVGVGVGVGVGVGVPHKRVRMEADPGAPPAVVQGNGLPLAYMGMAMGMGMGMDNGHQISYQPYAGSYNTHYSPAEVTFGGYGPGGDLAGYASRSLAYAPPAHQAYPPPPQTSAAAFVQQQQQQMLHSGMPTYEQQHHPHAQHAAHKPAWPQPIMQPLQVTFPNSFPDPGLTQLGVSNDQVIKTEPKVKQEIKTEPLVSIEPPGPSVIAMHTSAESHSVIDASVTNSLNDDPPKIKIKTDLFKEAEASNQIRRGVITESGEIEKAPGSNAEMQIRQSNLTEVGRDGVNKSNEIAAINKDIVSDPNLDMLGGVCMVGDVEGGKSRISDSGNSTDSANKNKFQGASESSSSSSEDETKIPNEIYFGTPDISTYRPKMMSTTSAVVTTTTTPKPVSAAMSISGEGKKRGRPKGSCNKPKPPVGTPGVPRPQVGRPRGAGHSSSYMAHPIRPFKRDFSGIRFRRRWSDDGLDSSHIPNEVYFGDVPVSMEILFNYYDTNSEREKLHSHQKMAQQTPGNVTLVYSSSDSSSDDSSDSDSSDTENEPVGLTQPTKRGPGRPRGSKTINRRSDGQQLSSGGSPGDKPPGITDMKKFLKAAGIDYDYNKLVDGATSNKDRVARLMGLLHGKGLVGPPSMEACRALYDGPPPRRRGPKPGTKRTPRPSISLSTEAPEVELTPSVTDEESRRVTRGQTSGKPRQRIVISSDEEDSHTPLSKLRTMRQ; via the exons ATGAACAACTACGAGGAGCGCGGAGTGCCAGGCGTCGCCGGGGTCACGGGAGTCACAGGAGTGactggagtcggagtcggtgtgggagtcggagtcggagtcggagtcggagtgcCCCACAAGCGAGTGCGCATGGAAGCCGACCCGGGCGCGCCCCCCGCCGTCGTGCAGGGCAACGGGCTTCCGCTCGCCTACATGGGTATGGCCATGGGAATGGGAATGGGGATGG ACAATGGACATCAGATATCGTACCAACCGTACGCTGGATCGTACAACACCCACTATTCGCCTGCAGAGGTGACCTTCGGCGGATACGGTCCCGGCGGAGATCTGGCCGGATACGCGTCTCGCAGCCTAGCGTACGCTCCGCCCGCTCACCAGGCTTACCCTCCTCCGCCTCAAACTTCCGCTGCTGCTTTCGtgcagcagcagcaacagcaaATGCTCCATTCGGGGATGCCCACGTACGAGCAGCAGCATCACCCTCACGCCCAACACGCCGCCCACAAACCCGCATGGCCTCAGCCCATCATGCAACCTTTGCAGGTTACTTTTCCTAACAGTTTTCCGGATCCAGGGCTGACTCAACTCGGG GTGTCCAATGACCAAGTGATCAAAACGGAACCGAAAGTGAAACAAGAAATCAAAACTGAACCTTTAGTAAGCATCGAGCCGCCCGGTCCATCTGTTATCGCTATGCACACGTCTGCTGAATCCCACTCG gtCATTGATGCATCCGTCACCAATTCACTCAACGACGATCCACCTAAGATTAAAATCAAAACTGACCTTTTTAAAGAAGCGGAGGCTTCGAATCAAATCCGGAGAGGGGTCATTACCGAAAGTGGCGAAATAGAAAAGGCACCCGGGAGTA ATGCTGAAATGCAAATTAGACAGTCTAATTTAACCGAAGTTGGACGCGATGGAGTTAATAAAAGTAACGAAATTGCAGCCATCAATAAAG ATATAGTTTCCGACCCGAATTTAGACATGCTGGGTGGTGTTTGCATGGTGGGAGATGTCGAAGGTGGAAAATCTCGAATATCGGACAGTGGAAACAGCACCGATagcgcaaataaaaataaatttcaagg TGCTTCTGAATCCTCTTCATCTAGTTCTGAAGATGAGACGAAGATACCTAATGAGATATATTTCGGAACACCAGACATATCAACGTATCGCCCCAAAATGATGTCCACAACTAGTGCAGTTGTCACTACTACTACTACACCCAAACCGGTATCAGCAGCGATGTCCATCAGTGGAGAAGGCAAGAAAAGGGGTCGTCCAAAAGGATCCTGTAACAAACCTAAACCCCCG GTGGGGACACCTGGAGTTCCACGTCCTCAAGTGGGACGACCACGTGGTGCTGGTCACAGTAGTTCTTACATGGCTCATCCTATTAGGCCATTCAAACGAGATTTCTCTGGCATTCGATTTAGAAG GAGATGGAGTGATGATGGTCTCGATTCATCTCACATACCGAATGAAGTTTATTTTGGTGATGTGCCAGTTTCAATGGAgatactttttaattattatgatacaaaTTCCGAAAGAGAAAAATTGCACTCTCATCAAAAAAtg gcGCAACAGACTCCTGGCAATGTTACTTTGGTTTATTCATCATCAGATAGTTCATCAGATGATTCTTCTGATAGTGATTCAAGTGATACTGAGAATGAACCAGTA GGACTTACACAACCAACCAAAAGAGGTCCAGGTCGACCACGTGGCTCTAAAACAATCAATCGTCGTTCTGATGGACAACAGCTCTCATCCGGAGGCAGTCCTGGTGACAAACCTCCGGGAATCACCGATATGAAAAAGTTCCTCAAGGCAGCTGGAATAGACTATGACTACAATAAGTTGGTTGATG GTGCTACGTCTAACAAGGATCGTGTGGCTCGCTTAATGGGGCTTTTGCATGGTAAAGGCTTAGTGGGCCCTCCTTCGATGGAAGCCTGCCGAGCCCTTTATGATGGCCCTCCTCCACGTCGCCGGGGACCAAAACCAGGCACCAAACGAACTCCGAGACCATCTATTTCTCTGTCCACGGAAGCTCCGGAAGTTGAATTAACACCAT ccgTTACCGACGAAGAATCTCGGCGAGTGACCCGTGGCCAAACATCTGGCAAACCTCGCCAGCGCATTGTTATCTCTTCAGATGAAGAAGACTCCCACACTCCCTTAAGCAAATTAAGAACAATGCGTCAATAA
- the LOC143918726 gene encoding uncharacterized protein LOC143918726 isoform X2 — translation MNNYEERGVPGVAGVTGVTGVTGVGVGVGVGVGVGVGVPHKRVRMEADPGAPPAVVQGNGLPLAYMDNGHQISYQPYAGSYNTHYSPAEVTFGGYGPGGDLAGYASRSLAYAPPAHQAYPPPPQTSAAAFVQQQQQQMLHSGMPTYEQQHHPHAQHAAHKPAWPQPIMQPLQVTFPNSFPDPGLTQLGVSNDQVIKTEPKVKQEIKTEPLVSIEPPGPSVIAMHTSAESHSVIDASVTNSLNDDPPKIKIKTDLFKEAEASNQIRRGVITESGEIEKAPGSNAEMQIRQSNLTEVGRDGVNKSNEIAAINKDIVSDPNLDMLGGVCMVGDVEGGKSRISDSGNSTDSANKNKFQGFSASESSSSSSEDETKIPNEIYFGTPDISTYRPKMMSTTSAVVTTTTTPKPVSAAMSISGEGKKRGRPKGSCNKPKPPVGTPGVPRPQVGRPRGAGHSSSYMAHPIRPFKRDFSGIRFRRRWSDDGLDSSHIPNEVYFGDVPVSMEILFNYYDTNSEREKLHSHQKMAQQTPGNVTLVYSSSDSSSDDSSDSDSSDTENEPVGLTQPTKRGPGRPRGSKTINRRSDGQQLSSGGSPGDKPPGITDMKKFLKAAGIDYDYNKLVDGATSNKDRVARLMGLLHGKGLVGPPSMEACRALYDGPPPRRRGPKPGTKRTPRPSISLSTEAPEVELTPSVTDEESRRVTRGQTSGKPRQRIVISSDEEDSHTPLSKLRTMRQ, via the exons ATGAACAACTACGAGGAGCGCGGAGTGCCAGGCGTCGCCGGGGTCACGGGAGTCACAGGAGTGactggagtcggagtcggtgtgggagtcggagtcggagtcggagtcggagtgcCCCACAAGCGAGTGCGCATGGAAGCCGACCCGGGCGCGCCCCCCGCCGTCGTGCAGGGCAACGGGCTTCCGCTCGCCTACATGG ACAATGGACATCAGATATCGTACCAACCGTACGCTGGATCGTACAACACCCACTATTCGCCTGCAGAGGTGACCTTCGGCGGATACGGTCCCGGCGGAGATCTGGCCGGATACGCGTCTCGCAGCCTAGCGTACGCTCCGCCCGCTCACCAGGCTTACCCTCCTCCGCCTCAAACTTCCGCTGCTGCTTTCGtgcagcagcagcaacagcaaATGCTCCATTCGGGGATGCCCACGTACGAGCAGCAGCATCACCCTCACGCCCAACACGCCGCCCACAAACCCGCATGGCCTCAGCCCATCATGCAACCTTTGCAGGTTACTTTTCCTAACAGTTTTCCGGATCCAGGGCTGACTCAACTCGGG GTGTCCAATGACCAAGTGATCAAAACGGAACCGAAAGTGAAACAAGAAATCAAAACTGAACCTTTAGTAAGCATCGAGCCGCCCGGTCCATCTGTTATCGCTATGCACACGTCTGCTGAATCCCACTCG gtCATTGATGCATCCGTCACCAATTCACTCAACGACGATCCACCTAAGATTAAAATCAAAACTGACCTTTTTAAAGAAGCGGAGGCTTCGAATCAAATCCGGAGAGGGGTCATTACCGAAAGTGGCGAAATAGAAAAGGCACCCGGGAGTA ATGCTGAAATGCAAATTAGACAGTCTAATTTAACCGAAGTTGGACGCGATGGAGTTAATAAAAGTAACGAAATTGCAGCCATCAATAAAG ATATAGTTTCCGACCCGAATTTAGACATGCTGGGTGGTGTTTGCATGGTGGGAGATGTCGAAGGTGGAAAATCTCGAATATCGGACAGTGGAAACAGCACCGATagcgcaaataaaaataaatttcaagg TTTCAGTGCTTCTGAATCCTCTTCATCTAGTTCTGAAGATGAGACGAAGATACCTAATGAGATATATTTCGGAACACCAGACATATCAACGTATCGCCCCAAAATGATGTCCACAACTAGTGCAGTTGTCACTACTACTACTACACCCAAACCGGTATCAGCAGCGATGTCCATCAGTGGAGAAGGCAAGAAAAGGGGTCGTCCAAAAGGATCCTGTAACAAACCTAAACCCCCG GTGGGGACACCTGGAGTTCCACGTCCTCAAGTGGGACGACCACGTGGTGCTGGTCACAGTAGTTCTTACATGGCTCATCCTATTAGGCCATTCAAACGAGATTTCTCTGGCATTCGATTTAGAAG GAGATGGAGTGATGATGGTCTCGATTCATCTCACATACCGAATGAAGTTTATTTTGGTGATGTGCCAGTTTCAATGGAgatactttttaattattatgatacaaaTTCCGAAAGAGAAAAATTGCACTCTCATCAAAAAAtg gcGCAACAGACTCCTGGCAATGTTACTTTGGTTTATTCATCATCAGATAGTTCATCAGATGATTCTTCTGATAGTGATTCAAGTGATACTGAGAATGAACCAGTA GGACTTACACAACCAACCAAAAGAGGTCCAGGTCGACCACGTGGCTCTAAAACAATCAATCGTCGTTCTGATGGACAACAGCTCTCATCCGGAGGCAGTCCTGGTGACAAACCTCCGGGAATCACCGATATGAAAAAGTTCCTCAAGGCAGCTGGAATAGACTATGACTACAATAAGTTGGTTGATG GTGCTACGTCTAACAAGGATCGTGTGGCTCGCTTAATGGGGCTTTTGCATGGTAAAGGCTTAGTGGGCCCTCCTTCGATGGAAGCCTGCCGAGCCCTTTATGATGGCCCTCCTCCACGTCGCCGGGGACCAAAACCAGGCACCAAACGAACTCCGAGACCATCTATTTCTCTGTCCACGGAAGCTCCGGAAGTTGAATTAACACCAT ccgTTACCGACGAAGAATCTCGGCGAGTGACCCGTGGCCAAACATCTGGCAAACCTCGCCAGCGCATTGTTATCTCTTCAGATGAAGAAGACTCCCACACTCCCTTAAGCAAATTAAGAACAATGCGTCAATAA
- the LOC143918726 gene encoding uncharacterized protein LOC143918726 isoform X5, with amino-acid sequence MNNYEERGVPGVAGVTGVTGVTGVGVGVGVGVGVGVGVPHKRVRMEADPGAPPAVVQGNGLPLAYMDNGHQISYQPYAGSYNTHYSPAEVTFGGYGPGGDLAGYASRSLAYAPPAHQAYPPPPQTSAAAFVQQQQQQMLHSGMPTYEQQHHPHAQHAAHKPAWPQPIMQPLQVTFPNSFPDPGLTQLGVSNDQVIKTEPKVKQEIKTEPLVSIEPPGPSVIAMHTSAESHSVIDASVTNSLNDDPPKIKIKTDLFKEAEASNQIRRGVITESGEIEKAPGSNAEMQIRQSNLTEVGRDGVNKSNEIAAINKDIVSDPNLDMLGGVCMVGDVEGGKSRISDSGNSTDSANKNKFQGSEDETKIPNEIYFGTPDISTYRPKMMSTTSAVVTTTTTPKPVSAAMSISGEGKKRGRPKGSCNKPKPPVGTPGVPRPQVGRPRGAGHSSSYMAHPIRPFKRDFSGIRFRRRWSDDGLDSSHIPNEVYFGDVPVSMEILFNYYDTNSEREKLHSHQKMAQQTPGNVTLVYSSSDSSSDDSSDSDSSDTENEPVGLTQPTKRGPGRPRGSKTINRRSDGQQLSSGGSPGDKPPGITDMKKFLKAAGIDYDYNKLVDGATSNKDRVARLMGLLHGKGLVGPPSMEACRALYDGPPPRRRGPKPGTKRTPRPSISLSTEAPEVELTPSVTDEESRRVTRGQTSGKPRQRIVISSDEEDSHTPLSKLRTMRQ; translated from the exons ATGAACAACTACGAGGAGCGCGGAGTGCCAGGCGTCGCCGGGGTCACGGGAGTCACAGGAGTGactggagtcggagtcggtgtgggagtcggagtcggagtcggagtcggagtgcCCCACAAGCGAGTGCGCATGGAAGCCGACCCGGGCGCGCCCCCCGCCGTCGTGCAGGGCAACGGGCTTCCGCTCGCCTACATGG ACAATGGACATCAGATATCGTACCAACCGTACGCTGGATCGTACAACACCCACTATTCGCCTGCAGAGGTGACCTTCGGCGGATACGGTCCCGGCGGAGATCTGGCCGGATACGCGTCTCGCAGCCTAGCGTACGCTCCGCCCGCTCACCAGGCTTACCCTCCTCCGCCTCAAACTTCCGCTGCTGCTTTCGtgcagcagcagcaacagcaaATGCTCCATTCGGGGATGCCCACGTACGAGCAGCAGCATCACCCTCACGCCCAACACGCCGCCCACAAACCCGCATGGCCTCAGCCCATCATGCAACCTTTGCAGGTTACTTTTCCTAACAGTTTTCCGGATCCAGGGCTGACTCAACTCGGG GTGTCCAATGACCAAGTGATCAAAACGGAACCGAAAGTGAAACAAGAAATCAAAACTGAACCTTTAGTAAGCATCGAGCCGCCCGGTCCATCTGTTATCGCTATGCACACGTCTGCTGAATCCCACTCG gtCATTGATGCATCCGTCACCAATTCACTCAACGACGATCCACCTAAGATTAAAATCAAAACTGACCTTTTTAAAGAAGCGGAGGCTTCGAATCAAATCCGGAGAGGGGTCATTACCGAAAGTGGCGAAATAGAAAAGGCACCCGGGAGTA ATGCTGAAATGCAAATTAGACAGTCTAATTTAACCGAAGTTGGACGCGATGGAGTTAATAAAAGTAACGAAATTGCAGCCATCAATAAAG ATATAGTTTCCGACCCGAATTTAGACATGCTGGGTGGTGTTTGCATGGTGGGAGATGTCGAAGGTGGAAAATCTCGAATATCGGACAGTGGAAACAGCACCGATagcgcaaataaaaataaatttcaagg TTCTGAAGATGAGACGAAGATACCTAATGAGATATATTTCGGAACACCAGACATATCAACGTATCGCCCCAAAATGATGTCCACAACTAGTGCAGTTGTCACTACTACTACTACACCCAAACCGGTATCAGCAGCGATGTCCATCAGTGGAGAAGGCAAGAAAAGGGGTCGTCCAAAAGGATCCTGTAACAAACCTAAACCCCCG GTGGGGACACCTGGAGTTCCACGTCCTCAAGTGGGACGACCACGTGGTGCTGGTCACAGTAGTTCTTACATGGCTCATCCTATTAGGCCATTCAAACGAGATTTCTCTGGCATTCGATTTAGAAG GAGATGGAGTGATGATGGTCTCGATTCATCTCACATACCGAATGAAGTTTATTTTGGTGATGTGCCAGTTTCAATGGAgatactttttaattattatgatacaaaTTCCGAAAGAGAAAAATTGCACTCTCATCAAAAAAtg gcGCAACAGACTCCTGGCAATGTTACTTTGGTTTATTCATCATCAGATAGTTCATCAGATGATTCTTCTGATAGTGATTCAAGTGATACTGAGAATGAACCAGTA GGACTTACACAACCAACCAAAAGAGGTCCAGGTCGACCACGTGGCTCTAAAACAATCAATCGTCGTTCTGATGGACAACAGCTCTCATCCGGAGGCAGTCCTGGTGACAAACCTCCGGGAATCACCGATATGAAAAAGTTCCTCAAGGCAGCTGGAATAGACTATGACTACAATAAGTTGGTTGATG GTGCTACGTCTAACAAGGATCGTGTGGCTCGCTTAATGGGGCTTTTGCATGGTAAAGGCTTAGTGGGCCCTCCTTCGATGGAAGCCTGCCGAGCCCTTTATGATGGCCCTCCTCCACGTCGCCGGGGACCAAAACCAGGCACCAAACGAACTCCGAGACCATCTATTTCTCTGTCCACGGAAGCTCCGGAAGTTGAATTAACACCAT ccgTTACCGACGAAGAATCTCGGCGAGTGACCCGTGGCCAAACATCTGGCAAACCTCGCCAGCGCATTGTTATCTCTTCAGATGAAGAAGACTCCCACACTCCCTTAAGCAAATTAAGAACAATGCGTCAATAA
- the LOC143918726 gene encoding uncharacterized protein LOC143918726 isoform X4: MNNYEERGVPGVAGVTGVTGVTGVGVGVGVGVGVGVGVPHKRVRMEADPGAPPAVVQGNGLPLAYMGMAMGMGMGMDNGHQISYQPYAGSYNTHYSPAEVTFGGYGPGGDLAGYASRSLAYAPPAHQAYPPPPQTSAAAFVQQQQQQMLHSGMPTYEQQHHPHAQHAAHKPAWPQPIMQPLQVTFPNSFPDPGLTQLGVSNDQVIKTEPKVKQEIKTEPLVSIEPPGPSVIAMHTSAESHSIKIKTDLFKEAEASNQIRRGVITESGEIEKAPGSNAEMQIRQSNLTEVGRDGVNKSNEIAAINKDIVSDPNLDMLGGVCMVGDVEGGKSRISDSGNSTDSANKNKFQGASESSSSSSEDETKIPNEIYFGTPDISTYRPKMMSTTSAVVTTTTTPKPVSAAMSISGEGKKRGRPKGSCNKPKPPVGTPGVPRPQVGRPRGAGHSSSYMAHPIRPFKRDFSGIRFRRRWSDDGLDSSHIPNEVYFGDVPVSMEILFNYYDTNSEREKLHSHQKMAQQTPGNVTLVYSSSDSSSDDSSDSDSSDTENEPVGLTQPTKRGPGRPRGSKTINRRSDGQQLSSGGSPGDKPPGITDMKKFLKAAGIDYDYNKLVDGATSNKDRVARLMGLLHGKGLVGPPSMEACRALYDGPPPRRRGPKPGTKRTPRPSISLSTEAPEVELTPSVTDEESRRVTRGQTSGKPRQRIVISSDEEDSHTPLSKLRTMRQ; encoded by the exons ATGAACAACTACGAGGAGCGCGGAGTGCCAGGCGTCGCCGGGGTCACGGGAGTCACAGGAGTGactggagtcggagtcggtgtgggagtcggagtcggagtcggagtcggagtgcCCCACAAGCGAGTGCGCATGGAAGCCGACCCGGGCGCGCCCCCCGCCGTCGTGCAGGGCAACGGGCTTCCGCTCGCCTACATGGGTATGGCCATGGGAATGGGAATGGGGATGG ACAATGGACATCAGATATCGTACCAACCGTACGCTGGATCGTACAACACCCACTATTCGCCTGCAGAGGTGACCTTCGGCGGATACGGTCCCGGCGGAGATCTGGCCGGATACGCGTCTCGCAGCCTAGCGTACGCTCCGCCCGCTCACCAGGCTTACCCTCCTCCGCCTCAAACTTCCGCTGCTGCTTTCGtgcagcagcagcaacagcaaATGCTCCATTCGGGGATGCCCACGTACGAGCAGCAGCATCACCCTCACGCCCAACACGCCGCCCACAAACCCGCATGGCCTCAGCCCATCATGCAACCTTTGCAGGTTACTTTTCCTAACAGTTTTCCGGATCCAGGGCTGACTCAACTCGGG GTGTCCAATGACCAAGTGATCAAAACGGAACCGAAAGTGAAACAAGAAATCAAAACTGAACCTTTAGTAAGCATCGAGCCGCCCGGTCCATCTGTTATCGCTATGCACACGTCTGCTGAATCCCACTCG ATTAAAATCAAAACTGACCTTTTTAAAGAAGCGGAGGCTTCGAATCAAATCCGGAGAGGGGTCATTACCGAAAGTGGCGAAATAGAAAAGGCACCCGGGAGTA ATGCTGAAATGCAAATTAGACAGTCTAATTTAACCGAAGTTGGACGCGATGGAGTTAATAAAAGTAACGAAATTGCAGCCATCAATAAAG ATATAGTTTCCGACCCGAATTTAGACATGCTGGGTGGTGTTTGCATGGTGGGAGATGTCGAAGGTGGAAAATCTCGAATATCGGACAGTGGAAACAGCACCGATagcgcaaataaaaataaatttcaagg TGCTTCTGAATCCTCTTCATCTAGTTCTGAAGATGAGACGAAGATACCTAATGAGATATATTTCGGAACACCAGACATATCAACGTATCGCCCCAAAATGATGTCCACAACTAGTGCAGTTGTCACTACTACTACTACACCCAAACCGGTATCAGCAGCGATGTCCATCAGTGGAGAAGGCAAGAAAAGGGGTCGTCCAAAAGGATCCTGTAACAAACCTAAACCCCCG GTGGGGACACCTGGAGTTCCACGTCCTCAAGTGGGACGACCACGTGGTGCTGGTCACAGTAGTTCTTACATGGCTCATCCTATTAGGCCATTCAAACGAGATTTCTCTGGCATTCGATTTAGAAG GAGATGGAGTGATGATGGTCTCGATTCATCTCACATACCGAATGAAGTTTATTTTGGTGATGTGCCAGTTTCAATGGAgatactttttaattattatgatacaaaTTCCGAAAGAGAAAAATTGCACTCTCATCAAAAAAtg gcGCAACAGACTCCTGGCAATGTTACTTTGGTTTATTCATCATCAGATAGTTCATCAGATGATTCTTCTGATAGTGATTCAAGTGATACTGAGAATGAACCAGTA GGACTTACACAACCAACCAAAAGAGGTCCAGGTCGACCACGTGGCTCTAAAACAATCAATCGTCGTTCTGATGGACAACAGCTCTCATCCGGAGGCAGTCCTGGTGACAAACCTCCGGGAATCACCGATATGAAAAAGTTCCTCAAGGCAGCTGGAATAGACTATGACTACAATAAGTTGGTTGATG GTGCTACGTCTAACAAGGATCGTGTGGCTCGCTTAATGGGGCTTTTGCATGGTAAAGGCTTAGTGGGCCCTCCTTCGATGGAAGCCTGCCGAGCCCTTTATGATGGCCCTCCTCCACGTCGCCGGGGACCAAAACCAGGCACCAAACGAACTCCGAGACCATCTATTTCTCTGTCCACGGAAGCTCCGGAAGTTGAATTAACACCAT ccgTTACCGACGAAGAATCTCGGCGAGTGACCCGTGGCCAAACATCTGGCAAACCTCGCCAGCGCATTGTTATCTCTTCAGATGAAGAAGACTCCCACACTCCCTTAAGCAAATTAAGAACAATGCGTCAATAA